TGTCGATTTTTGGCAACACCAACCAGGAATCCCAATTGCACGTCTTTGAGTAAATTGAGATTGGCCTTGGATGCATACCAAGCATCGCTGGTGAAGGTCGTCGGTCGAAGCCCCAAGCTAAAACCTCTTGGAGCATTTCCTGGAGATATTGATTCTTGGTTTTGCCCTCCTGTTTGTCATAAATACGATAGTTAATGGGGACTCTCAAGCCATTGGGACTGGTGTAGTACAGGGTGATTAAGGGGATTCCCAAATCGGTTTGCTATGTTTGCTACTCCAGTAATATCCCAACAGGTCCATTTTCTTGGGGTTGCTGTAGAGTTTCTCAAGAACAGTATCATCAGCACTCAAACGCCTCCGGTCAGCTCAATCCATTCATTGTCTGCAAGTAAATCAAATAGATCTTTGGGCTCATAGCGTTCTCGAAGCAAAAAGCGGTTGATGCTGTCGTGAGAAACATCTTTGAGGATTTCTGCCATATGGCTGCATCCATCTCCTTGGGGTTGAGCTAGGAGATAGCGGACATAAAGGTCTTGGGTGCACTGAGCAGTTGAAGGCTTGCTGGGTATTCGCAACAGAGGGAGAACATTAACGGCCTTTATCTTTCAACCCACAAAATAAAACCCGTGTCAATGCGTAAGTCCTGGAATTCTATTTTGGACCTTGATCCCAATGAGATTTCTTGTGGAAGTAATAAATTAGCTTGGTTTAAATGTCCTGAGGATGGCTATGAATGGGAGACAAGAATTGGAGGGATTTCAAAAAGCTCTTGGTCGCTAGGCAATAATGGTTGTGCTCGCTGTGGTTCAGGATGGACATTAGAAGTAATTCGCCAGTTTGTTTCTAGTTTAGAAGAACATATCCCTAATCTCACTCAAGCTGAGCTTTATAAAATCTTTGAGCAGTCAGGCGTTTTAGAAAGCAAAAATTCTCAAGGGCTCAAAATCGTTAAGAGTATCATCAAGGGTAAACTTTCTGGTCAGAAACTTCGTTCCTTTACTCAAGGAGTACCAGCTTCTCAGGAGAATGAAGTCAGTTCTGATGATGAGCTAATGACTGATGCTGAGCTACAGGTGGTTGATGCAGAGTCAACACCCACTAGCGAAACATCTAAATTTTCAAATGATGAGAACTCCGCTGGAACAGACAATGATGCTTCTCTTCATGAATTACCAAAGGTTAAGGTTCAGAGAAGTTTAGAGTTTTTGAGTAGTAAAATTGTTGCTTCAGCAGACCAAGAAGCAGTTGACTTTTTTATTGCCTCAAGACGTAATCGTATCTGGGCTGAGGTTTTTGAGGATGAATCAGCGGTTGACGGTATAGAAGAGTTCACCGATGAAGGCTATGGACGTCAAGTCAGAGATGAATTTCTTGACGAATATAATCAAGCACGAGATCTGAATATTCCCTCTGGCTGGTCTTTTCGCATCAATGGAAAAATTACTCCACCCAATTTGATGCAGAAGCTGGCTGCAGTAAGATTGCGTAGCCAGCAGCGGATGTTGAATCTCTCATTGACCGGGACGGGAAAAACAATCGGTGGAATTTTAAGTAGTCGAATTATTGATGCTCATCTTACAGTCATCATTTGTCCGTTGGATACTATCCCCAACTGGCATGGAGAAATTAAGCATGTCTTTTCTGATAGTCGAGTGACCATAAAGAATTTCAATCCTCATTGGTCAGATATTGAAAACGGACATCATTATATTATTTTGAATCATGAGAGGTTCCAGCAACCTTCAACAGCGATTAATATTCGTCAATTACTGGACAGATTCAAGATTGATTTAATCATCGTCGATGAAATTCATCGCTGTAAACAAAGAGGTGATAATCCATCAAAACGTCGCCAAATGGTACTAGCACTAATTTCAAATGCTGCCAAACAGAATTCTGATATTCATGTTTTGGGTATGAGTGCAACACCAGTTATCAATAACTTAAAGGAAGGTAAGAGTTTAGTTGAGCTAGTCACAGGACTTGAAAGGGTTGATTTAGGTGAAAGAGCCACAATTAACAATTGTATGCGCCTGCACCAAGCATTCGTAACTTTGGGGATTCGTTCTAGGGTAAAACCAAGAATCAAAATTAGTCGAAGAACTATTCCAGTTGAATGTAGTCATCTAATTGATGAAATTAGAGAAGAAGGAACTTCTATTCTGAAGATGGAGCAAATTCTGACTCGCGCCAGAATACCTACAATCCTTGATGAGCTTCGACCAAAAACAATTGTTTATACACATTATGTTGCAGGGCTGTTTTAAGTTAGCAGCGAAAAAATAATATCGACCCGATTAGCCAGCTTAGTCATCGCGGTTTTGAGGGATTGATAGTCGTTTAGCCGCAGGATATTAATCCCAATAGTTCTAAGCACTGACCAATTGAGCAGTGCTTGTTCATCTTCGAGTCGATAATCATCTTCGCCAAAACAACATCCTTCGGCCAATGCAACCGATTTTCAATGCCCCAATGTTCTCGGACCAGAGATTGCCAATGCTGGGGTGAGGTGGCAGCTGAACTGATGTAATAGGCCGTATTGTGATACTCCTTTCCTTTGCGAGTGCCCCATCGTTGGACACAAAGCACAGAGCGAATTGCCTCCCATTCTTGTAGGGCTATGCCGACAGGCTCATAAACCTGTATACACCGATGTTCATCTCGTCCTCTACTTTGGGCGGAGTGGATGTGCTCAGCCATGGGTTTAAGACACTCAAAGTAAGTCTGGAGGTGGTCGTAAAGTCTTCCCTGATTGGATTTGACCGCCACAAGATAGTCGTTACCCGAGGCCACAATCTTCTCAAGTGTTTTTTGGGCGTGTAAGGCATCCATGGTAATCAGCAAGCCATCGAGTTGAAGGGTTTCCAACAGTGCCTGGACGACTTTGATTTCGCTATTATCCTCCTGAGTGAGGGCTTCGAGCTTGAGGGTGATGCCTGCTTCCACCGCAAATAAACTCACCAAGCCCACAAACGCTGCTTCCCTTGGCATCTGTCAGCCCCTGACGAATCCGTTTGCCATCAATGGAGGCTGCATAATTATCGGGAGAGTGAGTCTGGGCTTTCGAGAGCATCCATGCTTCAAATTGGTGGCTCAACGCTTGGAAGTCAAGACCCTTCATCACTCGACGAAAGGTACAGTGAGACGGAACTTCGAGGCTCTCAAGCCCCAATAGCTCACTTAAAGGCTGGCGATAATCGCTCACAAAGGTTTCTAACGGACGGTACCCTTGATATCCAGCAAGCATGCCCATCACCATCAATAGCAACAGCAGCCATAACGGATGAATACGGCCATGGGCACTGCGGAAATCCGGGACTTGCTTCAAAGTATCGATTAGATGGCTCATCGGTCTCTCTACTGTTGGTCAGTAGAACCATCCTATTTTTTCTAGGAGGAACGTAAAACAACCCTGCATTATGTTGAAGGCATTGTCAATCAACTTTCAGAAGCAATTGAGGCTGCCGGATGGACAGTTGGCTTTCATATGGGTGGCAATAAAAGCGGGCGTAATGAGTTTATAGATGGCTCTATTGATATTTTGATCGCTAGTAGCGCTATGGCTACTGGTGTAGACGGCTTTCAAAGAGTCTGTGATCGATTGATTCTGAATATTCCACCTTGGACAAGTGCCGAACTGGAACAGCTTGAAGGCCGATTAAATAGACAAGGTCAATCCCACGATACTCTCTCTATTATTATGCCTGTCACTTATGGGATAGATGATGGCGAACATTGGAGTTGGGATGAGGGGCGTCTAGCGCGTTTGCAAAATAAACAGACTGTTGCTGATGCAGCTGTCGATGGTGTGATGCCCGAAGGACAATTACGCACTGAGTCGCAGGCCTTCCGCGACCTACGCAAATGGCTTGAGCGTCTTAAGATAGGTGAGCAAAAATCGATTACTAGACCAAAGATCTTTGTCCCACTTCCAGATGAAAATCTAGGCGAAGTCCATCGCCGTCTAGCCCGATATGGAGACTTTAGCCGTATGAGTGCGCGGTGGAGTAATAGCTATAGTCATACGAATTTTGGG
The genomic region above belongs to Acaryochloris sp. CCMEE 5410 and contains:
- a CDS encoding DEAD/DEAH box helicase family protein, yielding MRKSWNSILDLDPNEISCGSNKLAWFKCPEDGYEWETRIGGISKSSWSLGNNGCARCGSGWTLEVIRQFVSSLEEHIPNLTQAELYKIFEQSGVLESKNSQGLKIVKSIIKGKLSGQKLRSFTQGVPASQENEVSSDDELMTDAELQVVDAESTPTSETSKFSNDENSAGTDNDASLHELPKVKVQRSLEFLSSKIVASADQEAVDFFIASRRNRIWAEVFEDESAVDGIEEFTDEGYGRQVRDEFLDEYNQARDLNIPSGWSFRINGKITPPNLMQKLAAVRLRSQQRMLNLSLTGTGKTIGGILSSRIIDAHLTVIICPLDTIPNWHGEIKHVFSDSRVTIKNFNPHWSDIENGHHYIILNHERFQQPSTAINIRQLLDRFKIDLIIVDEIHRCKQRGDNPSKRRQMVLALISNAAKQNSDIHVLGMSATPVINNLKEGKSLVELVTGLERVDLGERATINNCMRLHQAFVTLGIRSRVKPRIKISRRTIPVECSHLIDEIREEGTSILKMEQILTRARIPTILDELRPKTIVYTHYVAGLF
- a CDS encoding methyltransferase domain-containing protein — its product is MGGNKSGRNEFIDGSIDILIASSAMATGVDGFQRVCDRLILNIPPWTSAELEQLEGRLNRQGQSHDTLSIIMPVTYGIDDGEHWSWDEGRLARLQNKQTVADAAVDGVMPEGQLRTESQAFRDLRKWLERLKIGEQKSITRPKIFVPLPDENLGEVHRRLARYGDFSRMSARWSNSYSHTNFGRLQRNPEEWMQYHTLYQQARQDWNVIPYKETIKWLQNRSNLIVADFGCGEALIAKEISDLHTIHNFDFVAINDSVIECDMANVPLEDAYLDVALFNLSLMGRNISDYIREATRTLKLDGQLLIYEVSSHFKDLQGFIQGLEHAGFKIIESSERWKFRYVRAIKTEEIDYAQIAVNL